From a single Vitis vinifera cultivar Pinot Noir 40024 chromosome 18, ASM3070453v1 genomic region:
- the LOC100262552 gene encoding uncharacterized protein LOC100262552 — MEEDAKNNEIIRKEASHLAAVLKEMKEGLDAVRGKVQALTAKVKADHFPTADGMSYLEAKHLLLINYCQSLVYYLLRKAKGFSIEGHPVVRSLVEMRLFLEKIRPIDKKLQYQIQKLTRVTGNAVEKVGPSEKDSETPNTEDLLKYRPNPDMLVSKTDTTFEDGVGPVGVYRPPKFAPTSMEEDKISKHEKNALRKEKETVRQARQSTYVRELMDDLEGRPEEVREIVGTESRELIRYKEKMEQRARQEEELFTRAPLTRMEKKKEKHLRKSRNGLLGLTDSFYDEIKTLPLEEDFGEKTTGFNNSSSGGRKFKKRKRRN, encoded by the exons ATGGAGGAGGACGCGAAGAACAATGAGATAATAAGGAA AGAAGCTTCTCATTTAGCTGCAGTGTTGAAAGAGATGAAAGAAGGATTGGATGCAGTGAGGGGGAAAGTGCAAGCTCTTACAGCAAAG GTGAAAGCAGATCATTTTCCAACCGCAGATGGGATGAGCTATCTTGAGGCAAAACATTTATTGCTCATAAACTATTGCCAGTCGCTTGTCTATTATTTACTTCGAAAGGCAAAGGGTTTCTCAATTGAAGGACACCCTGTCGTTCGGAGCCTTGTAGAGATGagattatttttggaaaag ATTCGGCCCATCGATAAAAAGCTTCAGTATCAAATCCAGAAGCTCACAAGGGTTACTGGAAATGCTGTGGAGAAAGTAGGTCCTAGTGAAAAAGATTCAGAAACTCCAAACACAGAGGATTTGTTGAAATATCGCCCAAACCCAGACATGCTGGTTAGCAAGACAGATACGACTTTTGAG GATGGTGTTGGGCCTGTTGGTGTGTATCGTCCACCAAAGTTTGCACCTACTTCTATGGAAGAGGATAAGATctcaaaacatgaaaaaaatgctttgagaaaggaaaaagagactGTAAGACAAGCTAGGCAGAGTACATATGTGAGAGAGCTGATGGATGATTTAGAGGGGAGACCTGAAGAG GTGAGAGAAATTGTTGGAACGGAAAGTAGAGAACTTATAAGGTATAAGGAAAAGATGGAACAGCGTGCACGGCAAGAGGAGGAACTTTTTACTCGTGCTCCTCTTACGAGgatggagaaaaagaaagagaaacacTTACGGAAGTCGAGAAATGG GTTGCTTGGTCTGACCGACAGTTTTTATGATGAAATCAAAACTTTACCTTTAGAGGAAGATTTTGGCGAGAAAACGACAGGTTTCAATAACAGTAGCAGTGGAGGGAGAAAATTTAAGAAGCGTAAG